In Malus sylvestris chromosome 16, drMalSylv7.2, whole genome shotgun sequence, the following are encoded in one genomic region:
- the LOC126608167 gene encoding uncharacterized protein LOC126608167, with the protein MNPMDKDCTIQSVLQHYSSADTCMSAFKGPLDPSTALGSFSGKNYSEASAFLETYPVNNALSNDGNEIERAVAWEKAFIELAKDELLQMEQSRNLTLSFSSESSVEEELQRESTADAITILISYLVMFAYISLTLGDSPRLSLFYISSKVLLGLSGVVLVMLSVLGSVGFFSVIGVKSTLIIMEVIPFLVLAVGVDNMCILVNAVKRQPLQLPCGSCGSWTINNTSWSIRGFSIRT; encoded by the exons CACTATTCATCTGCTGACACATGTATGAGTGCGTTTAAAGGTCCTCTTGATCCTAGCACAGCATTAGGAAGCTTCTCTGGGAAAAACTACTCCGAG GCATCAGCATTTCTTGAAACTTATCCCGTAAACAATGCTCTTAGTAATGACGGGAATGAAATTGAAAGAGCAGTGGCATGGGAGAAGGCCTTTATTGAGCTTGCAAAG GATGAATTGTTGCAAATGGAGCAATCTagaaacttaacactttctttTTCATCGGAAAGTTCTGTTGAAGAAGaacttcaaagagaaagtaCAGCAGATGCTATTACAATattg ATAAGCTACCTTGTAATGTTTGCTTATATCTCTCTTACTTTGGGCGACTCACCTCGTTTGTCATTATTTTACATTTCGTCTAAG GTATTGCTTGGTCTCTCTGGTGTTGTGCTTGTCATGCTGTCCGTTCTTGGATCAGTGGGATTTTTCAGTGTTATAGGTGTAAAATCTACCTTAATCATCATGGAAGTTATCCCATTTCTTGTTCTAGCT GTTGGGGTAGATAATATGTGTATACTGGTGAATGCTGTCAAACGGCAACCCTTGCAGTTGCCTTGTGGAAGTTGTGGAAGTTGGACCATCAATAACACTAGCTGGTCTATCAGAGGTTTTAGCATTCGCACTTAG
- the LOC126608166 gene encoding protein NLP5-like isoform X2, translating into MDDGVLSPATMLGAQPDSAMDLDFMDELFLEGCWLEARDGPEFPNQSLPNTPLNPSFFWHTLETNGNMAMTPSQNSNQEEMQTPFFKQLEEGPVNPQSPCQNMIEDVVAYSGQSEDPTIGRELSRRWWIGPTGNDGSASSVTQRLMTALMYIREVMRNKDVLVQVWVPVNRGGRDVLTTNELFCLDPNCSRLAKYRDISVRYQFSTGDDSTEMVKGLPGRVFSGKVPEWTPDARYFTNDEYPRVGYAQQYDVSGTLALPIFEQGSRTCLGVIEVVTTDQKIRYQPDIDGICKALEAVDLRSSRNLSTENVKGCDKPYHAALPEIQEILRSACETHKLPLAQTWVSCIEQGKDGCRHSDDNYIHCVSTVDHACHVADPYIQGFHEACSEHHLLRGQGIVGRAFMTNQPCFSDDITSFFKTEYPLSHHARMFNLHAAVAIRLRSTDTGSTDFVLEFFLPLECRDPKEQKKMLNSLSLIIQQTCRSLRVVTDKEVEEETKFHVSEVIVPSDPGPSNIACFTEVQQNGNAVSMFPNKKQRKVLSVKLSKLRQHQEYSNLKSVECGEEFSVLGEGEGSFSTVGASKTREKRRAKAEKDINLQVLRKYFSGSLKDAAKSIGVCSTTLKRICRQHGIKRWPSRKIKKVGHSLQKLQRVIDSVEGASGAFQINSFYTNFPELTSPKLLGTSPFSNSKLSDQPNQENLSPEGGVFSPQATTSKSPPSSCSQNSSSSQCCSSKTQQHPFSCNVAGNDDPVGDNSRDGVLKRVRSEAGLHDFCQDRTELLPRSQSQKILSEQQNLQSIPPSLKNNGRVAQVEVQRVKVTYGDEKTRFRMQSNWRYEDLVQEIAKRFSIQDMSNFDIKYLDDDSEWVLLTCDDDLEECVDVCRSSQSHTIKLSLQISRHHLKGLIGRPS; encoded by the exons ATGGATGATGGTGTTCTGTCACCAGCTACCATGCTGGGAGCTCAACCTGATTCCGCTATGGATTTGGATTTCATGGATGAACTCTTCTTAGAGGGATGCTGGTTGGAAGCGAGAGATGGACCTGAGTTTCCTAATCAGAGCCTCCCCAATACCCCCTTGAACCCCTCCTTTTTTTGGCATACGTTGGAGACCAATGGCAATATGGCCATGACCCCGTCTCAAAACAGTAATCAAGAGGAGATGCAAACCCCATTCTTTAAACAACTCGAGGAAGGTCCTGTGAATCCTCAGTCTCCTTGCCAGAATATGATAGAAGATGTTGTGGCCTACTCTGGTCAATCAGAGGATCCTACAATAGGTCGTGAATTGAGCAGAAGGTGGTGGATTGGTCCCACTGGAAATGATGGGTCTGCATCATCTGTGACGCAGAGATTAATGACGGCACTCATGTACATCAGAGAGGTCATGAGAAACAAAGATGTCCTAGTACAAGTATGGGTGCCAGTGAATAGAGGGGGTAGAGATGTTTTAACAACGAATGAACTTTTCTGTCTTGATCCTAACTGTTCCAGGCTTGCTAAATATCGAGATATCTCTGTTAGGTACCAGTTCTCAACTGGGGATGATTCAACAGAGATGGTCAAGGGATTGCCTGGCCGGGTTTTCTCGGGTAAGGTTCCTGAGTGGACTCCTGATGCTCGATATTTTACAAATGATGAATATCCACGGGTTGGCTATGCTCAACAGTATGATGTAAGTGGAACTCTAGCCCTTCCAATCTTTGAACAAGGTAGTAGGACTTGCTTGGGTGTTATTGAGGTTGTTACGACCGACCAGAAGATAAGGTATCAACCTGACATTGATGGCATTTGCAAGGCACTTGAG GCTGTTGATCTTCGAAGTTCTAGAAATTTGAGTACTGAAAATGTAAAG GGGTGTGACAAGCCCTATCACGCTGCGTTACCTGAGATCCAAGAGATCTTGAGATCTGCATGTGAGACGCACAAATTGCCCTTGGCACAAACCTGGGTGTCATGCATCGAACAGGGTAAAGATGGGTGTCGACATTCTGATGACAACTACATCCACTGTGTTTCAACTGTGGATCATGCTTGTCATGTGGCTGATCCTTATATCCAGGGTTTTCATGAAGCGTGCTCTGAGCATCACTTGCTAAGAGGCCAAGGCATCGTTGGAAGAGCTTTTATGACCAATCAGCCATGTTTCTCAGATGATATAACTTCCTTTTTCAAGACAGAGTATCCTCTATCTCACCATGCCAGGATGTTCAATTTGCATGCAGCTGTTGCAATACGTCTACGGAGCACCGACACTGGTTCAACTGATTTTGTCCTGGAGTTCTTCTTGCCATTGGAGTGCAGGGATCCTAAAGAACAGAAAAAGATGCTTAATTCACTGTCCTTGATTATACAACAGACATGCCGGAGCTTACGGGTTGTCACAGACAAGGAAGTTGAGGAGGAAACTAAATTTCATGTCAGTGAGGTGATAGTCCCGTCAGATCCCGGACCAAGTAATATTGCCTGTTTCACAGAGGTCCAACAGAATGGTAATGCTGTCTCAATGTTCCCAAACAAAAAACAACGCAAGGTGCTGAGTGTGAAATTGTCGAAATTAAGGCAGCATCAGGAATATTCAAACCTAAAAAGTGTTGAGTGTGGAGAAGAGTTTTCTGTTTTGGGTGAGGGTGAGGGTAGCTTTTCAACTGTTGGTGCGAGTAAGACAAGAGAGAAAAGACGTGCCAAGGCAGAAAAAGATATCAACTTGCAAGTTCTTCGAAAATATTTTTCCGGTAGTCTAAAAGATGCTGCAAAGAGTATTGGAG TTTGCTCAACAACCTTGAAAAGGATATGCAGACAACATGGGATTAAACGTTGGCCATCTCGAAAAATAAAGAAGGTTGGTCACTCTTTACAGAAACTCCAACGTGTAATCGACTCAGTTGAAGGCGCATCTGGTGCTTTCCAAATCAACTCTTTCTATACGAACTTCCCAGAGCTAACGTCTCCAAAGTTATTGGGGACCAGCCCATTTTCAAATTCAAAGCTGAGTGACCAACCAAATCAGGAAAACTTGTCACCTGAAGGTGGTGTTTTTAGCCCCCAAGCTACCACATCAAAATCTCCCCCATCTTCGTGCAGTCAGAATTCCAGTTCAAGCCAATGCTGTTCCAGCAAGACACAGCAACATCCCTTCTCATGTAACGTTGCTGGTAATGATGATCCAGTTGGAGATAACTCAAGAGATGGTGTGCTAAAGAGGGTTAGAAGTGAGGCAGGATTGCATGATTTTTGCCAAGATCGAACGGAGCTACTGCCAAGATCCCAGAGCCAGAAAATTCTCTCTGAGCAACAAAATCTGCAGTCGATTCCACCTTCACTGAAAAATAATGGCCGGGTAGCTCAAGTAGAGGTTCAAAGAGTAAAAGTTACATATGGGGATGAGAAAACCCGGTTCCGCATGCAGAGTAATTGGAGATATGAAGATTTGGTGCAAGAAATCGCAAAGCGATTTAGCATACAAGACATGAgtaattttgatataaaatacttGGATGATGACTCAGAATGGGTGTTGTTAACATGTGATGATGATTTAGAGGAGTGTGTGGATGTATGCCGATCTTCACAGAGCCACACAATTAAGCTCTCTCTCCAGATTTCTCGTCACCATTTGAAAGGTTTGATAGGTAGACCGTCGTGA
- the LOC126608166 gene encoding protein NLP5-like isoform X1, producing the protein MDDGVLSPATMLGAQPDSAMDLDFMDELFLEGCWLEARDGPEFPNQSLPNTPLNPSFFWHTLETNGNMAMTPSQNSNQEEMQTPFFKQLEEGPVNPQSPCQNMIEDVVAYSGQSEDPTIGRELSRRWWIGPTGNDGSASSVTQRLMTALMYIREVMRNKDVLVQVWVPVNRGGRDVLTTNELFCLDPNCSRLAKYRDISVRYQFSTGDDSTEMVKGLPGRVFSGKVPEWTPDARYFTNDEYPRVGYAQQYDVSGTLALPIFEQGSRTCLGVIEVVTTDQKIRYQPDIDGICKALEAVDLRSSRNLSTENVKQGCDKPYHAALPEIQEILRSACETHKLPLAQTWVSCIEQGKDGCRHSDDNYIHCVSTVDHACHVADPYIQGFHEACSEHHLLRGQGIVGRAFMTNQPCFSDDITSFFKTEYPLSHHARMFNLHAAVAIRLRSTDTGSTDFVLEFFLPLECRDPKEQKKMLNSLSLIIQQTCRSLRVVTDKEVEEETKFHVSEVIVPSDPGPSNIACFTEVQQNGNAVSMFPNKKQRKVLSVKLSKLRQHQEYSNLKSVECGEEFSVLGEGEGSFSTVGASKTREKRRAKAEKDINLQVLRKYFSGSLKDAAKSIGVCSTTLKRICRQHGIKRWPSRKIKKVGHSLQKLQRVIDSVEGASGAFQINSFYTNFPELTSPKLLGTSPFSNSKLSDQPNQENLSPEGGVFSPQATTSKSPPSSCSQNSSSSQCCSSKTQQHPFSCNVAGNDDPVGDNSRDGVLKRVRSEAGLHDFCQDRTELLPRSQSQKILSEQQNLQSIPPSLKNNGRVAQVEVQRVKVTYGDEKTRFRMQSNWRYEDLVQEIAKRFSIQDMSNFDIKYLDDDSEWVLLTCDDDLEECVDVCRSSQSHTIKLSLQISRHHLKGLIGRPS; encoded by the exons ATGGATGATGGTGTTCTGTCACCAGCTACCATGCTGGGAGCTCAACCTGATTCCGCTATGGATTTGGATTTCATGGATGAACTCTTCTTAGAGGGATGCTGGTTGGAAGCGAGAGATGGACCTGAGTTTCCTAATCAGAGCCTCCCCAATACCCCCTTGAACCCCTCCTTTTTTTGGCATACGTTGGAGACCAATGGCAATATGGCCATGACCCCGTCTCAAAACAGTAATCAAGAGGAGATGCAAACCCCATTCTTTAAACAACTCGAGGAAGGTCCTGTGAATCCTCAGTCTCCTTGCCAGAATATGATAGAAGATGTTGTGGCCTACTCTGGTCAATCAGAGGATCCTACAATAGGTCGTGAATTGAGCAGAAGGTGGTGGATTGGTCCCACTGGAAATGATGGGTCTGCATCATCTGTGACGCAGAGATTAATGACGGCACTCATGTACATCAGAGAGGTCATGAGAAACAAAGATGTCCTAGTACAAGTATGGGTGCCAGTGAATAGAGGGGGTAGAGATGTTTTAACAACGAATGAACTTTTCTGTCTTGATCCTAACTGTTCCAGGCTTGCTAAATATCGAGATATCTCTGTTAGGTACCAGTTCTCAACTGGGGATGATTCAACAGAGATGGTCAAGGGATTGCCTGGCCGGGTTTTCTCGGGTAAGGTTCCTGAGTGGACTCCTGATGCTCGATATTTTACAAATGATGAATATCCACGGGTTGGCTATGCTCAACAGTATGATGTAAGTGGAACTCTAGCCCTTCCAATCTTTGAACAAGGTAGTAGGACTTGCTTGGGTGTTATTGAGGTTGTTACGACCGACCAGAAGATAAGGTATCAACCTGACATTGATGGCATTTGCAAGGCACTTGAG GCTGTTGATCTTCGAAGTTCTAGAAATTTGAGTACTGAAAATGTAAAG CAGGGGTGTGACAAGCCCTATCACGCTGCGTTACCTGAGATCCAAGAGATCTTGAGATCTGCATGTGAGACGCACAAATTGCCCTTGGCACAAACCTGGGTGTCATGCATCGAACAGGGTAAAGATGGGTGTCGACATTCTGATGACAACTACATCCACTGTGTTTCAACTGTGGATCATGCTTGTCATGTGGCTGATCCTTATATCCAGGGTTTTCATGAAGCGTGCTCTGAGCATCACTTGCTAAGAGGCCAAGGCATCGTTGGAAGAGCTTTTATGACCAATCAGCCATGTTTCTCAGATGATATAACTTCCTTTTTCAAGACAGAGTATCCTCTATCTCACCATGCCAGGATGTTCAATTTGCATGCAGCTGTTGCAATACGTCTACGGAGCACCGACACTGGTTCAACTGATTTTGTCCTGGAGTTCTTCTTGCCATTGGAGTGCAGGGATCCTAAAGAACAGAAAAAGATGCTTAATTCACTGTCCTTGATTATACAACAGACATGCCGGAGCTTACGGGTTGTCACAGACAAGGAAGTTGAGGAGGAAACTAAATTTCATGTCAGTGAGGTGATAGTCCCGTCAGATCCCGGACCAAGTAATATTGCCTGTTTCACAGAGGTCCAACAGAATGGTAATGCTGTCTCAATGTTCCCAAACAAAAAACAACGCAAGGTGCTGAGTGTGAAATTGTCGAAATTAAGGCAGCATCAGGAATATTCAAACCTAAAAAGTGTTGAGTGTGGAGAAGAGTTTTCTGTTTTGGGTGAGGGTGAGGGTAGCTTTTCAACTGTTGGTGCGAGTAAGACAAGAGAGAAAAGACGTGCCAAGGCAGAAAAAGATATCAACTTGCAAGTTCTTCGAAAATATTTTTCCGGTAGTCTAAAAGATGCTGCAAAGAGTATTGGAG TTTGCTCAACAACCTTGAAAAGGATATGCAGACAACATGGGATTAAACGTTGGCCATCTCGAAAAATAAAGAAGGTTGGTCACTCTTTACAGAAACTCCAACGTGTAATCGACTCAGTTGAAGGCGCATCTGGTGCTTTCCAAATCAACTCTTTCTATACGAACTTCCCAGAGCTAACGTCTCCAAAGTTATTGGGGACCAGCCCATTTTCAAATTCAAAGCTGAGTGACCAACCAAATCAGGAAAACTTGTCACCTGAAGGTGGTGTTTTTAGCCCCCAAGCTACCACATCAAAATCTCCCCCATCTTCGTGCAGTCAGAATTCCAGTTCAAGCCAATGCTGTTCCAGCAAGACACAGCAACATCCCTTCTCATGTAACGTTGCTGGTAATGATGATCCAGTTGGAGATAACTCAAGAGATGGTGTGCTAAAGAGGGTTAGAAGTGAGGCAGGATTGCATGATTTTTGCCAAGATCGAACGGAGCTACTGCCAAGATCCCAGAGCCAGAAAATTCTCTCTGAGCAACAAAATCTGCAGTCGATTCCACCTTCACTGAAAAATAATGGCCGGGTAGCTCAAGTAGAGGTTCAAAGAGTAAAAGTTACATATGGGGATGAGAAAACCCGGTTCCGCATGCAGAGTAATTGGAGATATGAAGATTTGGTGCAAGAAATCGCAAAGCGATTTAGCATACAAGACATGAgtaattttgatataaaatacttGGATGATGACTCAGAATGGGTGTTGTTAACATGTGATGATGATTTAGAGGAGTGTGTGGATGTATGCCGATCTTCACAGAGCCACACAATTAAGCTCTCTCTCCAGATTTCTCGTCACCATTTGAAAGGTTTGATAGGTAGACCGTCGTGA